In Amaranthus tricolor cultivar Red isolate AtriRed21 chromosome 5, ASM2621246v1, whole genome shotgun sequence, a genomic segment contains:
- the LOC130814022 gene encoding 26S proteasome regulatory subunit 6B homolog, translating to MAASAMVLDPKPTPQSSSEPPPTISFPSSDDSSSPEEDLYGSLKSLEKRIEFVTIQEEYVKDELKNLKREHLRAQEEVKRIQSVPLVIGQFMEMVDQNNGIVGSTTGSNYYVRILSTINRELLKPSASVALHRHSNALVDVLPPEADSSISLLSQSEKPDVTYNDIGGCDIQKQEIREAVELPLTHHDLYKQIGIDPPRGVLLYGPPGTGKTMLAKAVANHTTAAFIRVVGSEFVQKYLGEGPRMVRDVFRLAKENAPAIIFIDEVDAIATARFDAQTGADREVQRILMELLNQMDGFDQTVNVKVIMATNRADTLDPALLRPGRLDRKIEFPLPDRRQKRLVFQVCTAKMNLSDEVDLEDYVSRPDKISAAEIAAICQEAGMHAVRKNRYVILPKDFEKGYRSNVKKPDTDFDFYK from the exons ATGGCGGCATCAGCTATGGTGCTAGACCCTAAACCAACACCACAATCATCTTCTGAGCCACCTCCAACAATTTCCTTTCCATCTTCAGATGATTCTTCTTCTCCCGAAGAAGATCTTTACGGTTCACTAAAATCTTTAGAGAAACGAATAGAATTCGTAACCATTCAAGAAGAATACGTTAAAGACGAGCTCAAAAATCTCAAGAGAGAGCATCTTAGAGCGCAAGAAGAGGTTAAGAGAATTCAATCTGTTCCTCTTGTTATTGGTCAATTCATGGAGATGGTTGATCAGAATAATGGGATTGTGGGGTCTACTACTGGAAGTAATTACTATGTTAGGATTCTTAGCACTATCAATCGTGAATTGCTAAAACCTTCTGCTTCTGTTGCTCTTCACCGACATTCGAATGCCTTGGTTGATGTTCTTCCTCCTGAAGCTGATTCCAGTATTTCGCTTTTGAGTCAATCTGAGAAGCCTGATGTCACTTATAAT GACATTGGAGGATGTGACATTCAGAAGCAGGAAATTCGTGAAGCAGTTGAGTTACCTTTGACTCATCATGACTTATACAAGCAAATAGGAATTGATCCACCTAGGGGTGTTTTGCTTTATGGCCCTCCTGGCACAGGAAAAACAATGCTGGCTAAGGCTGTTGCCAATCATACTACTGCTGCTTTTATCAGAGTTGTTGGCTCTGAGTTTGTTCAGAAGTACTTGGGTGAG GGTCCCAGAATGGTTCGTGATGTCTTTCGTCTTGCTAAAGAGAATGCCCCAGCGATCATCTTCATTGATGAGGTAGATGCTATTGCTACTGCTAGGTTTGATGCTCAGACCGGTGCTGATAGGGAGGTTCAACGTATTCTTATGGAACTTTTAAACCAG ATGGATGGATTTGACCAAACAGTGAACGTTAAGGTTATCATGGCTACTAATCGAGCTGACACTCTTGATCCTGCATTGCTACGACCTGGAAGGCTAGACAGGAAAATTGAGTTTCCTTTGCCTGATAGGCGTCAAAAGAGACTTGTGTTTCAG GTGTGTACGGCCAAGATGAACTTGAGTGATGAGGTAGACTTAGAGGATTATGTCTCTCGTCCAGACAAGATCAGTGCTGCTGAG ATTGCTGCAATTTGTCAAGAAGCAGGTATGCATGCTGTCCGTAAGAATCGGTATGTCATCTTGCCGAAGGATTTTGAAAAGGGTTATCGATCCAACGTGAAGAAACCTGACACTGATTTTGATTTCTACAAGTGA
- the LOC130814023 gene encoding uncharacterized protein LOC130814023 produces MAFFLPTSLSSAFRRFVFVCILLGFVFLLYVLPIEQYLKDFLLWVKEDLGPWGPVVLAIAYIPLTVLAVPASVLTLGGGYLFGLPLGFIADSVGATIGATAAFLLGRTIGKSYVMSKLKNYPKFQAVAIAIQKSGFKIVLLLRLVPLLPFNLLNYLLSVTPVNLGSYILATWLGMMPITFAFVYVGTTLKDLSDVTHGWNEVSTTRLFFIGLGLIVSVIIILSITRIAKASLDKALAENADSKCCLTSDDTSKLPTVKESSPLELWQPLVIKIDPSGEVFGQ; encoded by the exons ATGGCTTTCTTCCTTCCTACTTCTCTTTCTTCTGCGTTCCGTCGCTTTGTGTTCGTCTGCATTttactgggttttgtctttctTCTATATGTTCTTCCAATTGAACag TATCTGAAAGATTTCTTGCTATGGGTCAAAGAGGATCTTGGCCCTTGGGGTCCTGTGGTATT GGCTATTGCTTACATCCCTCTCACGGTCCTTGCAGTTCCTGCATCAGTACTTACG CTTGGAGGTGGTTATCTCTTTGGGTTACCATTAGGTTTTATCGCTGATTCAGTTGGAGCTACAATTGGTGCTACAGCTGCTTTTCTTCTAGGCAGAACA ATCGGAAAATCTTATGTTATGTCAAAGCTGAAGAACTATCCCAAGTTTCAGGCAGTAGCCATTGCTATTCAGAAATCTGGATTTAAG ATAGTTTTGCTGCTTCGACTTGTTCCCCTCCTTCCATTCAACCTGTTGAATTACCTTCTGTCTGTAACTCCTGTTAACTTGGGGTCTTACATCCTGGCTACTTGGTTGGGAATGATG CCAATCACATTCGCTTTTGTATATGTGGGAACAACATTGAAAGACCTTTCTGATGTTACACATGGATGGAATGAAGTTTCGACCACTCGATTG TTCTTTATTGGATTGGGTCTAATTGTATCCG TGATTATTATATTGTCTATTACGAGAATCGCTAAAGCTTCGCTAGACAAAGCATTAGCTGAAAATGCTGATAGTAAGTGCTGTTTAACTTCCGATGATACATCAAAGCTTCCCACTGTGAAGGAGTCGTCACCTTTAGAGCTTTGGCAGCCTCTTGTTATCAAAATCGATCCTTCTGGAGAAGTGTTTGGGCAATGA